The Musa acuminata AAA Group cultivar baxijiao chromosome BXJ2-5, Cavendish_Baxijiao_AAA, whole genome shotgun sequence genomic interval aaatgattttaaattatatatagcaaaaaaataaaataataataataactaattaAGTTtttaagtaaataataaaaataaatttaaattaagggTATTTAAGTAATCATGCATTGCACTGTAAATTCGAAGCAAAACAAGAACAAGATCTCGTCGTCATCTTCTTTCTTGGGAacacccatctctctctctctctctctcttaatactGCCGCAATTTTCTCGTATGTGTCTGCTGTCATATGGGGTTTATTTAACATGAAATAAGAGAAATTTTGCTAACCATTAAGGGAGTGTGAAGCCATTAAGTACCACCGAAGTACTGTTCTCTTTCCTGTCTCCTCGTCGTCTTTCCTCGCCTCTCTCACTCCTTCCGCTCTCAGCAGTAGGTATGAAGGTGGAGGAGGACGCTCCATCTTGCAGAAGGCTTCCCCCCTCAGGTACCACACTCGCTCCGGAAGCCATCTCTCCTCGGTTCTCAGCGAGAAAACCACGTTGGTGACATGTGATTTTGGTCAGAATACATCAGCCTCCATGGCGTACATGGGAAAGCCAGGCATTTCTTCTGCTCCTATTGTTGCTTGTTTCTCTCTCTCCCTGTTTCTTCTTGTTAGCAGATAAGAGTTCGGCGGCAGGTGCTGCAAAGCAatgtcgctctctctctctctatatatgtgCCTGCCTTCGTGAATTAGAATCAGATGGAAAGAAATGTTGTATATACGTCTTGATGTCTGTGTGGAAGTGTAAGCGGAGGTACATAGTAATTACCCAAGCGAGAATGCTGCGAGTTGTCCTTCAATCATCCACTCTCTTCGTAGATCTTGTTTCACTTGGATTGAGTAAAGTGTCGAAGCATAATTGGCAGTCATGATTATgatctttttcttctctctttgtcCGATAAGATAGCATAGCTGAAGCATAAAAGTTTCTGATCACATCAGAATGCAACGATTCTTCATTTCTTTAGCAAATCAGTTCTTCATATAGGCAGATGCAATTGTCTCTTGCACCAACCACTCTTGTATTATTATTTCCGTGTCTTCTTCACATTATGAATGAAAGCTTCCTTCGAAGCAGCAATCACTCGAGCATGGAATCCTATTGTCAGAAATCGAACGTTGTTGTCGGCAATGTAAGCCCCACACTGGCCGAGCAACCTTGTAATCTGTAATGATCATATAATGATGTATTTGGACTCATTATAGAAGGGTTTCCATTAAACTAATCAAGCTTATTACAGTCAATAATCCGGTTTTCCATGTGGTTGAGTACCGATGTTGTTGAACTGCTAGTTTTGCCTTTTGGAGGAGGCCAAAGAGATTTGGATTTAGATGCTTTGGGAAGTAGTGATATAGGAATGATCGAATTAGTGTTTAATTGCTGTAAATATAGCATCTTGCATATGTTTTCTTTGTGCGTGGTAGATTGTGTTGAGGgcttatttttatgttcttccagaaCTATGCGGCAGATATTGCGCCCTTGAGTAGGGCTCGGAAAGGTCACCCGTTGACTTCTTGTGGGGCTATCGGTCTTAAATGGAGGGCCTAATCCTTAAATGACCATCTGCTATCTGCTTGTTATACTCCTAAAGATGAAAGAACTGTTGAATTAGGTTCCATCCATGAGAGAATAACTAAGAAAGCTGTAGAACTTCTCAGCAAATGTATGCTAGATTGGGATGATTTACAACTCCCAAGCTCTGAAGGAGGTATGCTGGATTGTTTGATGCTAATGTGTTAAAACATTAGCTCCTGGTACATTGGTTACACATGATGAGAGAAGGAATAGCACTGAACAAGATGCATGAGTGTATATTTCAGAACAGATGTGATATTTCTTTTGGACAAAAAACAAGGAATTGATCAATTTATTCTCACAAGTAATTACAAGTAATCATGAATAAGTTTGTTGTCTTCATGTGCTACATACTCTTCTAATATGGAAAAAAATCCATCATGTGTGCCAGTGAAAAATAACATACAAATCCTTTCCATCCTTTGTCGCAATCGTTTCCAACTAGTAGTTGGTCTTCTTGTCTGAATGCTTCTGGTGGTAGCTCGCAGGATGTCAAATCTAATCTCTCTCTATTTCATAAACAAATCTCTACGTCGTTGATCATGTCATCAAATAGCCATTTCTACCTTGGTTGGAAGTCTTCGATCCTTAGGATGGTGGCTCCAAACAGCTCTGGACAACTTCTCTACTTGTGTTATCCTTTGTCATGTGCAAGTTTCTCAGTCGACAAGATTGTTGTGCTATCAGTTTATATGTGGATGGGTGCTCGCTTGCTACCAATGAGAACTCATCCTGATAACTCTGCATTCCTTCAACCATCAATTGCCAAATTAAAGCACCCGCTGCAGCTTGCCCCTTCTTAGCTGACTCGTATACTTTGTCATAGACGATCTTCAGTAATATGTCTCTGTCATATGTCCCATTTTTCTTTACACGCAAATGGGAGCCAACCTCGGAGAAGAGGACTGGTTTCTTTAGCACATGCTCACTATCATTGACGTGAGAATCAACCCAACTTGAGAGATACTCAACCTTTTCTTCCAGGCTTGCCTTTGGAATCCTACAAGTAATGGTCACATGTCTTCAATGCTAAAGTGCAAAATAGCAAGTGTCATATAATGAAACCAAACCAAGAAGGTCACCATCACCAACCAGCTATCTGGATATGCATGTACCGAAGCGAAATCAATATTCTCAATTGCTGAGTTTTGTATGAAGTCAGAACCAAGTGAAGCTGCCCATGACCCTGGATTAGCACCCAACCGGTCGTTCCTTGCAGGTCCATAAAACCCTTCAAGCCCCACTGTGACAAGATGTTTCTCATCCAAGCTCTTTACATAGGATGCCATTTCAGCGATCCAGGCCTGTTAGAAGTGCTTGATAGAGTTAAACTTCTTGAAACTTTTTTCAGTCATAACAATTAAGCATTTGTACTTTCACATCGCTAGTTTGATCTTGAGAAATTTACACACTGGCATAAAGTAATAAACTAATAGAAAAGAAAGCGAATTAAGAATTCATAGGTTGTTTTATTACCTGAAGAAGTGGACCGGATGAATTGTATTCACATCGAGGCTCATTAATGAGCTCCCAAGCAAATATGGCAGGTTCATCGCGGTATCTGATGCCACTATATGTGTTCTTTCTTGAAATTATTGCCTGTACACGCATTATATTAAAATGGTTGAGCACTAGAtaaggattcgaaaataactaaGTACCATCATCTGGTATAACCATCCTCATGTTCACTAGAGCAACTATTGAGCAATGATTTAACTATTTGCAGGTAAAAGACCATAAATCACTATGCAATCATCTGTTTCACATTTGCACCAGTGTCGAACAAGAATCTCATCAAGATACTATTAATTCACAACAAAGAAAATTAGCATCTTGATCCAATTTACTCTGATAATCACATGTGCATAACCAGTATACCTTAACATAGTCCTTATAGTAGCCCTTGATGGTTGGATGCGAGAAAAATGGATCTGTGGAAGTTGACACATTGATCCCAGAAGCTTGTGCCCACCTAACGTACTGAGATTTTCCCCCAAATGCGCCGAGATTGTTTACAAGACAAAGAATTAACCGTATGTAATGCTTCCTTGCTTGATATATGACAAAATCCAGTGCCTGAGACCAAACAGAGTTATAAACAAATACTATTAGGAAAGAACCAAATTATAGAAGCCAGTGCCATTGCAAGAATAATGCTGAAGTTGAAACCGGATGCTGATAGCTCAATATTCTAGTaacaaaacaattttttttgcTATAAACACCATAAAATGATTGAAAATTATCTTCTTAAATCAATTTTGACCTCATAAGCACTAGTTACCTGCAATGGTACCTAGTTGTAGTTATCAAACCAGAGCAACATTTTGTCATGTATCTATTTACTTGATTCAACATGTTGTGTCGTGTCTAATGTGCTGATGTTGCTTATCATGATCAAATTCTATGCCAGTTGAATAGTATTAATACAATTATCAGAAAAAAACTACAAAATCAACTCAGAGGCAAGCACTATCAAGAAAAGATCGAACTGATGCTATAAAAAAATTTGACACAAGACAGTTAAGAGTATATAAAGTAGAAGAAACAGAACAGCATTGGAAGACTTCTTATCATATATATTAAGAGTGGAATTCAAGGAAACTTATGTTCTTTCTCATAGATAGCCATCACAAATTTTAAGCCATTCTCTGAAGTCGTCAGAGGAACAAATGGGAAAAGTTTCATCAGCTAAAGCCAACACGGATTTCAATTATAAATGTTCAATTAATGGTATAAGGTGCACCAATTTCTCATGTAGGTCAGCATCGGCATCGTCCATCGCTACGATTCAAGATTTTTCGAAACAGAATGCAATTGAGACTTTATTTCCCCATCTGAAGCCGACA includes:
- the LOC103985507 gene encoding mannan endo-1,4-beta-mannosidase 6, with protein sequence MKERRIYTLLGLLLLAAVGYLNWSSSGGGGGRGGVRIPIPWLQPKMGFVGRNGTRFIDLEDGSPVYVNGWNSYWLMSSDSSDRVVDMLRRGRAMGMSVCRTWAFSDGGPNALQIYPGHFDERIFQALDFVIYQARKHYIRLILCLVNNLGAFGGKSQYVRWAQASGINVSTSTDPFFSHPTIKGYYKDYVKAIISRKNTYSGIRYRDEPAIFAWELINEPRCEYNSSGPLLQAWIAEMASYVKSLDEKHLVTVGLEGFYGPARNDRLGANPGSWAASLGSDFIQNSAIENIDFASVHAYPDSWIPKASLEEKVEYLSSWVDSHVNDSEHVLKKPVLFSEVGSHLRVKKNGTYDRDILLKIVYDKVYESAKKGQAAAGALIWQLMVEGMQSYQDEFSLVASEHPSTYKLIAQQSCRLRNLHMTKDNTSREVVQSCLEPPS